In Halomicrobium zhouii, the sequence GGACGATACGCTGGTCGCGGGGCTCCCACTGGCGACGCTGAACACCGCCCGCCAGCACCACAACCGCGACGAGATGGCTGACTCGCCCTCGGGCGACGTCGTCGCCTACGGCGACGTCACCCGCTCGATAGCGCTGGCCCACGCCCGCTCGGACGAGGCGACGTACCGCGAGCGGCGCTTCGAGAACGAGCGCTTCCACGACTTCGTGACGCTAGGGGACACCGTCTACGGATTCACGCGCGTGCTCGACGCCGACAGACCGGTGGCCGACGCCGAGGCGGGCGCCGTCACGTTCCAGCACGTCGCCTTCAACCAGGAGAACACGCCCGTCTACTCAGGCGAGCGGACGGCGCTCGTCCGCTGCCGACCGGAGTGACCGCCCAGAGAACAGACGACCGAGACCGAACCACGACACATCATCCATGACACGACTCTGCCGCACGTTCCAGACCGCACCGGCCGCCGTCCCGAAGGAGGACAGCGCGAAGTACCTGAAATCCGGCCTGACCGCCGAGGGGTTCCAGTCGCCCGACTGGCTGGTCCCGGACATCGAGGACGGGACGGCGCCGAACATGAAGGCCGAGGCCGTCGAGAACGTCGCCGACCTCGTGCCCGAGCACGCGCCCGACTTCGGCGGTGAGATATGGCCACGCGTCGAGTGGAGCTACGCCGATTCGGGATTCAGGGAGCGCGGGAGCGACCAGATCAGGACCCTCGTCGACGAGGCGGGCGACCACATCGACGGCGTCGTCGTGCCGAAGGTCGGTCGCCTCGCGGACGTCGAGCGGGCGCTGTCGGCCGTCGCCGACGCCGAGCGGGAGTTCGGCCACGACGACGGGAGCATCGGCCTCTCGATCATCGTCGAGACCGCCCGCGCCTGGTCTGACCTGCGTGAGATCGCCATGCTCGGCGAGGACGGCCGTCTCACTGGCCTGATCTTCGGCCCCGTCGACTACACCGCGGAACTCGGCGGCCGGGCGATGGACGGCGAGCGCCCCCGCTGGGACGCGATGCTCGAACACCTCTCGAACGAGGCCAGCGCCAGCGACCTGGTCTGCGTCGGCGGCCCGTTCGACCGCCTCTTCCACGAGCGCGCCGGCGTCACGTACTTCAACGCGCCGGGGTACGCCGACCAGGTGACCTACGAGGCGAAGATCGGCATCGACGGCTCGTGGTCGCTCCACCCCAAGCAGACGGTCCAGGCCAACCGGATCCACATGCCCACGAGCGAGGAACTCGAACGCGACGTCTCGAAGATAGAGCGGTTCAACGACGCGAAGGCCGAGGGGACCGGCGCCGTCGTGCTGGACGGCCAGATGGTCGACGAGGCGACGTTCAAGAACTTCGCCAACACTGTCGAGGACGTCCGGGCCATCGACGACGCCCACCCACAGCAGACGAGCGAGTTCTACGACGACGAGTTGCTGGAGCGAGCGCGAGAGCTCGACGTCGGGTTCGCGTGAGGCAATCGCGGATCTAGTCTCCGAACGGTGGCATCGACGCGCTCGATGGTCCGTCGCCGCCGGCATCGTCGTTCGAGCCGTCTCCGTCTCCCGCCGAGTCGTCGTCACTGCCGTCGTCTCCGGTCTCCGGTGTTCTCCCGGGGAGTTCGTCTCGGTCGTCGATCTCCTCTAGCGCACTCAGGGCAAGATACAGCGCGCTGCCGAACATCGCGGCACCACCGACGACGTTCCCGCCGTCGGGATACTCGATGGATGCGAGTTCGACGGCGATGGCGCCGAGGACGATCAACACGAATGCAGTACACCGTCGAATCGTCCGGCGAAGGAGGGCGTCGGACATACCGATCCGTGCCCCAGGCCGGACCGAATAACTTCCGGCTGTGGCGTCCCGTCGGTACCCTGGCGGGCCAGAGAATACTTATCACCTGTCTGAACGAAGGGCCAGTATGCAAACCATCGTCGCCGGCACCCAGATAGACGCGCCGCGCGCCGACGTGTTCGCCTTCTTCGAGCACATGAACGACCGTCGCTACCGCGCCTGGCACCCCGAGGCCCACCGGGACTTCCGGTACGTCAGCGGCGACCGCATCGAGACCGGCACGGTCGCGCACTTCGAGGAGGTCGTCGGCGGCGACGACCACTCCCTCGACGCCGAGTACACGGCCGTGGTGCCCGACCACGTCATCGAGTTCCGCCTGACCCATCCGGTGTGGCGGCTGTTCCTCCGGCGGGTGCGCCTGGAATTCCGCGACTCCGGGCGCGGGAGCCACTTCGTCCAGAAACTGTTCCTCCGGTCGGGGCCGATTTCGGCCCACTCGGCGCGGATCCAGGACGAACTCGCTGTCGTCAAGCAGCACATGGACGAGGAGGGCGAGAATCTACGCGATATCGTCGAGAACGACCGCGTCGACGCCATCGATGCGGGGTCGGACCCGGCCGCAGTCGGGGAGCCGTCGGCGCAGAGGCTAAACGTCCAGACACCTTAGAAAAATTGAACTATGGATCAGCTCGAACTCGGCAAGGCGACGATCGTATACGAGGACCAGAACGGCGACGTCGTCGAGGACACCGTCGACAACGAGATGGTCGTCTACGCACGCGACCACTGGATGCTCAAGTCCGGCACCGACGACGACGGCAACGACCTGATGAGCCAGATTCCCCGCGACCGGGTGGTGCGCGTCGACAGGAACGTCGAGAAGTTCGAGGACCAGGCCCAGACGGTTCGTCGACGCGTCGTGTCGTTCGCCGACGAGCTCCGCGAGAAACTCCCCGTGGACGTCGGCGAGGGGATGGGCGGCGGGCCGCGCCGGGGCAGGGACCGTCACGAGCCCCAGAGCCAGACGATTCCCGTCGAAGAGGGCGACGAAGGCGAGGGCCGATAGGCACCGTTTCGGTCGGCTCGTGTCGTCCGATACCCCCTGGCGAGCGCTCGCCGGTGGCGCCCCGCGTCGGGTTCCTCCTCACGTGAGCTGGACGAGCGCGTACGTACCGATCGAGAACGCGTACAGCGGGATCAGGTACTCCAGCACGCGGCCGGGGAGCACGCGAACGAGATAGGGCGCAGCGATGGCGGCGAGGAACGCGCCGGTGAACAGCGACGGGAACAGGCCGTAGCTGATGGGAAACCCGGCGAGGAACAGGCCCACGTACGTGAGCGCGCCGACCACCGAGACCAGCCCCTCCGACAGGGACGTGATCGCGGTCGCGGTCTTCTCGAAGACGCCTGCGTAGATCTGCCCGAGCGTCGCGACGGGGCCGTAGCCCCCGCCCGAGACGCCCTTGTTGAGTCCCGCGAGTAGTGCGAACCCGGCGAGCCTGCGCGGGCGATACGTCAGCTGTCTGGGCAGGAACTGCCGGAGGAGCCCGAAGACGCCCATCGCGATGACGAGCAGGGCGACGTAGATCTCGATGGCGCGCTCCGGTATCTCGACCAGGAGGTACGCGAAGCCGATGGAGGCGAGCGTCCCGACGACGCCGAAGCCGGCCAACAGCAACACGGCCTTGGTGGCGTCCGAGAGCGGGCGGCTGACCGAGAACGTCACGTTCTCGAACTCGTGGTGGAGCGCGCCGGCGAGCAGTCCGGTGACGGTCTCCGTGATGAACAGTACCGGGACGACTTCCAGCGGGGTGTAGCCGAACGATAGCAACAGCGGCGTCAGGGACGTCCCGAAT encodes:
- a CDS encoding SRPBCC family protein gives rise to the protein MQTIVAGTQIDAPRADVFAFFEHMNDRRYRAWHPEAHRDFRYVSGDRIETGTVAHFEEVVGGDDHSLDAEYTAVVPDHVIEFRLTHPVWRLFLRRVRLEFRDSGRGSHFVQKLFLRSGPISAHSARIQDELAVVKQHMDEEGENLRDIVENDRVDAIDAGSDPAAVGEPSAQRLNVQTP
- the citE gene encoding L-malyl-CoA/beta-methylmalyl-CoA lyase, with the protein product MTRLCRTFQTAPAAVPKEDSAKYLKSGLTAEGFQSPDWLVPDIEDGTAPNMKAEAVENVADLVPEHAPDFGGEIWPRVEWSYADSGFRERGSDQIRTLVDEAGDHIDGVVVPKVGRLADVERALSAVADAEREFGHDDGSIGLSIIVETARAWSDLREIAMLGEDGRLTGLIFGPVDYTAELGGRAMDGERPRWDAMLEHLSNEASASDLVCVGGPFDRLFHERAGVTYFNAPGYADQVTYEAKIGIDGSWSLHPKQTVQANRIHMPTSEELERDVSKIERFNDAKAEGTGAVVLDGQMVDEATFKNFANTVEDVRAIDDAHPQQTSEFYDDELLERARELDVGFA
- a CDS encoding sulfite exporter TauE/SafE family protein, encoding MSIPDFPDPEIPYTEPIDYTEPAIGEEARRLDAKPIGQRIALRRRTRRRVVLLVLGYLATLLVGVSMISDGRNVIQVAPSLFVPGVFLAGFVFETLDSASGMGFGTSLTPLLLSFGYTPLEVVPVLFITETVTGLLAGALHHEFENVTFSVSRPLSDATKAVLLLAGFGVVGTLASIGFAYLLVEIPERAIEIYVALLVIAMGVFGLLRQFLPRQLTYRPRRLAGFALLAGLNKGVSGGGYGPVATLGQIYAGVFEKTATAITSLSEGLVSVVGALTYVGLFLAGFPISYGLFPSLFTGAFLAAIAAPYLVRVLPGRVLEYLIPLYAFSIGTYALVQLT